One genomic segment of Streptomyces sp. RerS4 includes these proteins:
- a CDS encoding DUF6381 family protein, with the protein MPDERAEQAQAERDWEKAQQLLERAERSSDPEEAERLRDRAQLMKDRSTSTRKP; encoded by the coding sequence ATGCCCGACGAACGCGCGGAACAGGCCCAGGCGGAGCGCGACTGGGAGAAGGCCCAGCAGCTCCTCGAACGGGCCGAGCGGAGCAGCGACCCGGAGGAGGCGGAGCGGCTACGGGACCGGGCCCAGCTGATGAAGGACCGGAGCACGAGCACGCGCAAGCCATGA
- a CDS encoding thiopeptide-type bacteriocin biosynthesis protein — protein MTTTDATPDAHQSSFGNPRAWLSLHLFLHCETAATDAFLLHTAAPLLDALVAAGEADAWFFIRYGEDGPHVRIRVRGISARAAGELPQRLARAAEDVPSVPGPWPSRHGEVRAVPYEPETERYGGPDALPVAEDVFVASTRVALDALRALPEGANGSARLTLAADLAHATVQGLGMDRLTAARWLRGHAAGWRWVTEVPLLPGAAVHTRVNAVYAAQRTGLARRAADLRERLTDGTAAPWIGEWAQEIRTADALLRATVHGAVATGAEAAAASSPSTAWIWASQLHMLFNRFGVSPDEERAVCRLASRTLLETDEPPGFFPPGHTASDVQYLERSKFQIGRNEDSALRPLPPHPASTHPELPLPADALPVVSLRAALAARASVRGPLAGPLDAGTLGSLLWHSLAESGRTEQRLADGSTRTLVHRPYPSAGALYTARVRLLVRDVAGVPAGTYDCVPERRTLRRIGPAPALPDLKALSTYFTRPSTDPDWIGIDDAPVVLGLYVDLGRLRGRYGLRALRMALLEAGHVAQTLLLTGAALDLAGTPLGGFHDDLAHELLGLDDLEQPLQYLLPLGRRSVS, from the coding sequence GTGACGACGACCGACGCCACCCCCGACGCCCACCAAAGCTCCTTCGGAAACCCGCGCGCCTGGCTGAGCCTGCACCTCTTCCTGCACTGCGAGACGGCCGCCACCGACGCCTTCCTGCTCCACACCGCCGCCCCCCTCCTCGACGCCCTCGTGGCCGCCGGCGAAGCCGACGCGTGGTTCTTCATCCGCTACGGCGAGGACGGCCCCCACGTACGGATCCGGGTGCGCGGCATCAGCGCCCGCGCCGCCGGGGAACTCCCGCAGCGCCTCGCACGCGCCGCCGAGGACGTGCCCTCCGTACCCGGCCCGTGGCCCTCCCGGCACGGGGAGGTCCGCGCCGTCCCGTACGAGCCCGAAACGGAGCGCTACGGCGGCCCGGACGCCCTTCCGGTCGCCGAGGACGTCTTCGTCGCCTCCACCCGGGTCGCCCTCGACGCCCTGCGTGCCCTCCCCGAGGGCGCCAACGGGTCCGCCCGGCTGACCCTCGCCGCCGACCTGGCCCACGCCACCGTCCAAGGCCTCGGCATGGACCGGCTCACCGCCGCGCGCTGGCTGCGCGGGCACGCCGCCGGCTGGCGCTGGGTCACCGAGGTACCCCTCCTGCCGGGCGCGGCGGTGCACACACGTGTTAACGCCGTCTACGCCGCCCAGCGCACGGGCCTCGCCCGCCGCGCCGCCGATCTGCGCGAACGCCTCACGGACGGCACCGCCGCCCCCTGGATCGGCGAGTGGGCGCAGGAGATCCGTACGGCCGACGCGCTGCTGCGCGCCACCGTGCACGGCGCCGTGGCAACGGGCGCCGAGGCAGCCGCCGCAAGCAGCCCCTCCACCGCGTGGATCTGGGCCTCGCAGCTCCACATGCTGTTCAACCGCTTCGGCGTCAGCCCCGACGAGGAGCGAGCGGTATGCCGACTCGCCTCCCGCACCCTGCTGGAGACGGACGAGCCGCCCGGCTTCTTCCCGCCCGGTCACACCGCCTCCGACGTGCAGTACCTGGAGCGCAGCAAGTTCCAGATCGGCCGCAACGAGGACAGCGCCTTGCGCCCGCTCCCGCCCCACCCGGCCTCCACCCACCCCGAGCTGCCCCTGCCGGCGGACGCCCTCCCGGTGGTGTCGCTGCGTGCCGCGCTCGCCGCCCGCGCCTCGGTGCGCGGACCGCTCGCCGGGCCGCTCGACGCAGGCACCCTGGGCTCCCTGCTGTGGCACTCCCTGGCCGAGAGCGGCCGCACCGAACAACGCCTCGCGGACGGCTCGACCCGCACCCTGGTCCACCGTCCCTATCCCAGCGCGGGCGCCCTGTACACGGCACGGGTGCGCCTGCTGGTCCGCGACGTCGCGGGCGTCCCGGCGGGCACGTACGACTGCGTCCCCGAGAGGCGCACGCTGCGCCGCATCGGCCCGGCGCCGGCCCTCCCCGACCTCAAGGCGCTGTCCACGTACTTCACCCGCCCGTCGACGGACCCCGACTGGATCGGCATCGATGACGCGCCCGTGGTCCTGGGCCTCTACGTGGACCTCGGCCGCCTGCGCGGTCGCTACGGCCTGCGCGCGCTGCGCATGGCCCTGCTGGAGGCGGGCCACGTGGCGCAGACGCTGCTCCTCACGGGTGCGGCGCTCGACCTCGCCGGCACCCCGCTCGGCGGCTTCCACGACGACCTGGCCCACGAACTCCTCGGCCTGGACGACCTCGAACAGCCCCTCCAGTACCTCCTGCCGCTGGGGCGCCGCTCCGTCTCCTGA
- a CDS encoding YcaO-like family protein, producing the protein MRAALHDERFGPVRRLFRTEDSAFCLTGAFVTDGRGIDEGGYGRARDFTASERIALFEAVERYAGMRPTARRTDLRASFAALGPGRALDPERLGLPDPAHHGHPSSLTVPYTPDLELDWVQGWSLTHRRPVAVPEHVAYWDVPGRDRPRVVYESSNGCGLGNSPEEAALYGLFEVAERDAFLMAWYAATPLRRITLPPDDLDTVLLADRAALVGYRLQILDATNDFGIPAVIAVCRYEGAHPDAPRMFLAAGAHHDPYAAIRSAVAEVVTNVLESAHRSFADGGPRDPDRLRPMLDRPELVTSLDDHVGVNTLPEAAPRLEFLFADTPRLRPEEAWPMAPAPVADLTELLAATVERLSRAGLEVITVDQSEPGVAAGLGLHCVKVVVPGSLPMTFGHVNHRTRGLPRLLEVPHRLGRVARPLRQEDLTPHPHPFP; encoded by the coding sequence TTGCGTGCCGCGCTGCACGACGAGCGCTTCGGTCCGGTCCGCCGCCTCTTCCGTACCGAGGACTCCGCCTTCTGCCTGACCGGTGCCTTCGTCACCGACGGCCGCGGCATCGACGAAGGCGGGTACGGCCGCGCCCGCGACTTCACCGCCAGCGAGCGCATCGCCCTCTTCGAGGCCGTGGAGCGGTACGCCGGCATGCGCCCCACCGCCCGCCGCACCGACCTCCGCGCCTCCTTCGCCGCCCTGGGACCCGGCCGCGCGCTGGACCCCGAGCGGCTCGGCCTGCCCGATCCGGCCCACCACGGCCACCCGTCCTCCCTGACCGTCCCCTACACACCGGACCTGGAGCTGGACTGGGTCCAGGGCTGGTCGCTCACCCACCGCCGGCCCGTCGCCGTCCCCGAGCACGTCGCGTACTGGGATGTGCCCGGCCGCGACCGGCCACGGGTCGTCTACGAGTCCTCCAACGGCTGCGGCCTCGGCAACAGCCCCGAAGAGGCCGCGCTCTACGGCCTGTTCGAGGTCGCCGAACGCGACGCCTTCCTCATGGCCTGGTACGCCGCCACCCCCCTGCGCCGGATCACCCTCCCCCCGGACGACCTCGACACGGTCCTCCTCGCGGACCGCGCCGCACTGGTCGGCTACCGCCTCCAAATCCTCGACGCCACCAACGACTTCGGCATACCGGCGGTCATCGCGGTCTGTCGCTACGAGGGCGCCCACCCGGACGCGCCCCGCATGTTCCTCGCCGCCGGCGCGCACCACGACCCGTACGCCGCGATCCGTTCAGCCGTCGCCGAGGTCGTCACCAACGTGCTGGAATCGGCGCACCGTTCGTTCGCCGACGGCGGTCCGCGCGATCCGGACCGGCTGCGCCCCATGCTGGACAGGCCCGAGCTGGTGACCTCCCTGGACGACCACGTCGGCGTCAACACCCTCCCCGAGGCCGCGCCGCGCCTGGAGTTCCTCTTCGCCGACACCCCGCGGCTACGGCCCGAGGAAGCGTGGCCGATGGCGCCCGCTCCGGTCGCCGACCTCACGGAACTCCTCGCGGCGACCGTGGAACGGCTGTCCCGCGCCGGCCTGGAGGTGATCACCGTCGACCAGAGCGAGCCGGGCGTGGCCGCCGGGCTGGGCCTGCACTGCGTGAAGGTCGTCGTGCCGGGCTCGCTCCCGATGACCTTCGGGCACGTCAACCACCGCACCCGCGGCCTGCCCCGGCTGCTGGAGGTGCCCCACCGCCTGGGCCGCGTAGCGCGCCCGCTGCGCCAGGAGGACCTGACACCGCACCCGCACCCCTTCCCCTGA
- a CDS encoding TOMM precursor leader peptide-binding protein yields MSTLTTEAAAPPVTGLLGPLSVHVLDAATATTITDGTAAVLLTEWTLGVAEELSRHALDHPVTLVPVRFDGALAVIGPVLRPGAAACLSCTEYQRLATAGGRVPWQSPALALAGVPSPALAASVGALAQELLDEETEAAPRAEATPDAESAPDPRTAAVHVVHQGRGTWTTHRVRPIGGCAVCHPLPPDSAPASATAPGSATVSVPASASVSAAASASAPASGPASAPVPAPVPGSASAFDSGSASVPDFGSASAAATASAPPPPRPSLPPVPSPTPTSCVSPTHV; encoded by the coding sequence ATGAGCACGCTCACCACGGAGGCCGCCGCCCCGCCCGTCACCGGCCTCCTCGGCCCGCTGTCCGTGCACGTCCTCGACGCCGCCACCGCGACCACCATCACCGATGGGACGGCCGCCGTCCTGCTGACCGAATGGACCCTCGGCGTGGCCGAGGAGCTGAGTCGGCATGCCCTCGACCACCCCGTGACCCTCGTCCCCGTGCGCTTCGACGGGGCGCTCGCCGTGATCGGCCCCGTCCTGCGGCCGGGCGCGGCCGCCTGCCTCAGCTGCACCGAGTACCAACGGCTGGCCACGGCGGGTGGGCGCGTACCGTGGCAGAGCCCGGCGCTGGCCCTCGCCGGCGTCCCGTCCCCGGCGCTCGCAGCGTCCGTGGGCGCCCTCGCTCAGGAACTGCTGGACGAGGAAACAGAAGCCGCCCCGCGCGCGGAAGCGACGCCGGACGCGGAATCCGCCCCGGACCCCCGTACCGCCGCAGTTCACGTCGTCCACCAGGGCCGGGGCACGTGGACCACGCACCGCGTCCGCCCCATCGGCGGCTGCGCCGTCTGCCACCCCCTGCCGCCCGACTCCGCGCCCGCGTCCGCCACGGCGCCTGGGTCCGCCACCGTGTCCGTGCCCGCGTCCGCCTCCGTGTCCGCCGCTGCCTCCGCATCCGCGCCCGCGTCCGGTCCCGCCTCCGCGCCCGTGCCCGCGCCCGTGCCCGGGTCCGCGTCCGCGTTCGACTCCGGGTCCGCGTCCGTGCCCGACTTCGGGTCCGCGTCTGCCGCCGCCACCGCGTCCGCCCCGCCTCCGCCCCGCCCTTCTCTACCCCCCGTCCCCTCCCCGACCCCTACGTCCTGCGTCAGCCCAACTCACGTGTAA
- a CDS encoding lantibiotic dehydratase C-terminal domain-containing protein, with protein sequence MEGQNVPAARHHRIEDTVTRAGGPETNDTNDTNSAVDVVAYYHHPVKAPLLREVLLPLAASHTTDGLAAHVERHWLHGPHLRLRLHGPRARRDAAAILAANRIRDWIRLHPSRADLTKAELLRRAADAGRAELIPPPYGPIVADNTVRIEPADRSSVRTLLGDEGADLRDELLRSGTDALRAGSGFLGEHGDSDQARLALAVTGLAAHARAHPGGLAGGHYSYVSHLEDFLVHDDPDGRLRAGFERRWEHAGDTVTDLVGRIAGDGAQGWERAWVAFSADAWQRVRTRHDAGVDLHGSPAAYRDRAAATGDATAAQRWNHETRTRYSEFHRLLSRSDPEGAMFSHPDYLIHRACTNALYRLFAICDVRPLERYLAAYLVVRAVPALTGVDWRTEIEAAIDAVEARA encoded by the coding sequence GTGGAGGGACAGAACGTGCCGGCAGCGCGGCACCACCGGATCGAGGACACCGTTACACGTGCCGGCGGCCCAGAGACCAACGACACCAACGACACCAACAGCGCCGTCGACGTGGTCGCCTACTACCACCACCCCGTCAAGGCACCCCTGCTGCGCGAGGTGCTCCTGCCCCTCGCCGCCTCCCACACGACCGACGGCCTCGCTGCCCACGTCGAGCGGCACTGGCTCCACGGCCCCCACCTGCGCCTGCGCCTCCACGGTCCGCGCGCGCGACGCGATGCCGCCGCCATCCTCGCCGCCAACCGGATCCGCGACTGGATCCGCCTCCACCCCTCGCGCGCCGACCTGACCAAGGCCGAACTCCTGCGACGCGCCGCCGACGCCGGGCGCGCCGAGCTGATCCCCCCGCCCTACGGGCCGATCGTCGCGGACAACACGGTGCGCATCGAGCCCGCCGACCGGTCCTCCGTCCGCACCCTCCTCGGGGACGAAGGCGCCGATCTCCGCGACGAACTGCTGCGCTCCGGAACCGACGCACTGCGCGCCGGCAGCGGCTTCCTCGGTGAACACGGCGACAGCGACCAGGCCCGCCTCGCGCTCGCCGTGACCGGCCTCGCCGCGCACGCCCGCGCCCACCCCGGCGGCCTCGCGGGCGGCCACTACTCCTACGTCTCCCACCTGGAGGACTTCCTCGTCCACGACGACCCGGACGGCCGCCTGCGCGCCGGGTTCGAACGCCGCTGGGAGCACGCGGGCGACACCGTGACCGACCTCGTCGGACGGATCGCCGGCGACGGAGCCCAGGGCTGGGAACGCGCCTGGGTCGCCTTCTCGGCCGACGCCTGGCAGCGGGTGCGCACCCGCCACGACGCGGGCGTTGACCTGCACGGCTCCCCGGCCGCCTACCGGGACCGGGCCGCCGCCACCGGCGACGCGACCGCCGCGCAGCGCTGGAACCACGAAACCCGCACGCGTTACAGCGAGTTCCACCGGCTGCTGAGCCGATCCGACCCGGAAGGGGCCATGTTCAGCCACCCCGACTACCTGATCCACCGGGCCTGCACCAACGCCCTGTACCGCCTCTTCGCCATCTGCGACGTGCGCCCGCTGGAGCGGTACCTGGCCGCGTACCTGGTCGTCCGCGCCGTCCCCGCCCTGACCGGCGTCGACTGGCGCACCGAAATCGAAGCCGCCATCGACGCCGTGGAGGCCCGCGCATGA